One window of the Rhizorhabdus dicambivorans genome contains the following:
- the nhaA gene encoding Na+/H+ antiporter NhaA → MGALRDFLKTEAAGGIALFAAAAAAMLFANSPAASLYFAALEAPLGPLSLLHWINDGLMAVFFLLVGLEIKREWLHGHLATWPDRILPCIAAAVGMAMPALVYLTATGAAGPLLRGWAIPSATDIAFAIGVLALLGSHAPASLKLFLTTVAIVDDMGAVGIIALAYTASISGPALLAALLIWAAMAVLGRIGVRALWPYLLLAAGLWLAVLLSGVHATIAGVLAAFAIPAQVGRTSPLERLEHALHPWVAFGIVPLFGFANAGVSFAGVGVAQLLAPLPLGIALGLFLGKQVGIFASVRLAVACGLARRPAGASWAQVYGVALLCGIGFTMSLFIGGLAFDDPLLGDEVKIGVLGGSLLSAICGYAVLRFAPAISRTPGAAR, encoded by the coding sequence ATGGGTGCGTTGCGCGATTTCCTGAAGACCGAGGCCGCCGGGGGAATCGCCCTGTTCGCGGCCGCAGCGGCGGCGATGCTGTTCGCCAACAGCCCGGCCGCGTCCCTCTATTTTGCGGCGCTGGAAGCCCCGCTCGGGCCACTCAGTCTGCTTCACTGGATAAACGACGGGCTGATGGCGGTCTTCTTCCTGCTCGTCGGCCTTGAGATCAAACGCGAGTGGCTGCACGGTCATCTGGCGACCTGGCCCGACCGCATCCTGCCCTGCATCGCAGCGGCCGTCGGGATGGCGATGCCGGCGCTGGTGTACCTGACGGCGACAGGGGCCGCCGGTCCGCTGCTGCGCGGCTGGGCGATCCCGAGCGCGACGGACATCGCCTTCGCGATCGGCGTGCTCGCGCTGCTTGGATCGCACGCGCCGGCCTCGCTCAAGCTGTTTCTGACCACGGTCGCCATCGTCGACGACATGGGCGCGGTGGGGATCATCGCGCTGGCCTATACCGCCTCGATCAGCGGCCCGGCGCTGCTGGCGGCGCTGCTCATCTGGGCAGCGATGGCCGTGCTCGGGCGGATAGGCGTCCGCGCACTCTGGCCCTATCTGCTGCTCGCGGCGGGGCTGTGGCTGGCGGTGCTGCTGTCGGGCGTCCACGCGACGATCGCAGGCGTACTGGCCGCCTTCGCCATTCCGGCGCAGGTCGGCAGGACGTCGCCACTCGAACGGCTCGAACATGCGCTGCACCCCTGGGTGGCCTTCGGCATCGTGCCGCTGTTCGGTTTCGCCAATGCGGGAGTTTCCTTCGCCGGGGTTGGGGTCGCGCAGCTGCTGGCACCGCTGCCGCTGGGGATCGCGCTCGGGCTGTTCCTGGGCAAGCAGGTCGGCATCTTCGCCAGCGTGCGTCTCGCGGTCGCCTGTGGCCTCGCGCGGCGGCCCGCAGGCGCCAGCTGGGCCCAGGTCTACGGCGTGGCGCTGCTCTGCGGCATCGGCTTCACGATGAGCCTGTTCATCGGCGGCCTCGCCTTCGACGATCCGCTGCTCGGCGACGAGGTGAAGATCGGCGTGCTGGGCGGATCACTGCTGTCGGCGATCTGCGGCTATGCGGTGCTGCGGTTCGCTCCCGCGATTTCCCGGACGCCCGGCGCGGCGCGGTGA
- the nadB gene encoding L-aspartate oxidase produces MAEHSFDVVVIGSGAAGLTAALNLADRFRVGVLAKAGISDGSTAWAQGGIAAVLEPGDTFESHIEDTMVAGAGLNDRKAVEFVVEHAPLAIEKLAALGVPFNPGSRESEDDRWHLTREGGHSHRRIVHVDDATGQAVQIALEKAASAHPNITLFPDRAAIDLVTSRHGERYSGDGHVWGVYSVDRKTGEIETFTGRATVLASGGASRAYLFSTSPKGATGDGIAMAWRAGCRISNMEFMQFHPTCLYNLEVKNFLITEAMRGEGGQLKLPTNGRRFMPRFDKRAELAPRDIVARAIDHEIKRLGLDYVHLDISHKDPDFVIGHFPTIHAKLLGLGIDITREPIPIVPAAHYTCGGVMVDLDGRTDLPGLYAAGEVTQSGLHGANRLASNSLLECFVFGDAAAEHIKANFDDMPAPPPIRPWDESRVTDSDEEVIVQHNWREIRRFMWDYVGIVRTTKRLERAAHRVALLRQEVADYYGNFRVTPDLIELRNLVDVADLIVRSALHRKESRGLHYTLDYPDTLDEAKDTILVP; encoded by the coding sequence ATGGCTGAACATAGCTTCGACGTCGTCGTGATCGGATCGGGTGCGGCGGGGCTCACCGCCGCGCTCAACCTTGCCGATCGCTTCCGCGTGGGCGTGCTGGCCAAGGCCGGCATCTCCGATGGATCGACCGCCTGGGCGCAGGGCGGGATCGCCGCCGTGCTGGAACCGGGCGATACCTTCGAATCGCACATCGAGGACACGATGGTGGCGGGCGCCGGGCTCAACGACCGCAAGGCGGTCGAGTTCGTCGTCGAGCATGCCCCGCTCGCGATCGAGAAACTCGCGGCACTCGGCGTGCCGTTCAACCCCGGCAGCCGCGAGAGCGAGGATGACCGCTGGCATCTGACCCGCGAGGGCGGGCACAGCCACCGCCGCATCGTCCATGTCGACGACGCCACCGGCCAGGCGGTGCAGATCGCGCTGGAGAAGGCGGCGAGCGCGCATCCCAACATCACCCTGTTCCCCGATCGCGCCGCGATCGACCTCGTCACCAGCCGCCATGGCGAGCGCTATTCGGGCGATGGCCATGTCTGGGGGGTCTATTCGGTCGACCGCAAAACGGGGGAGATCGAGACCTTCACCGGCAGGGCTACCGTGCTGGCCAGCGGCGGGGCGAGCCGCGCCTATCTCTTCTCCACTTCCCCCAAGGGCGCGACCGGGGACGGCATCGCCATGGCGTGGCGGGCGGGCTGCCGCATCTCCAACATGGAGTTCATGCAGTTCCACCCGACCTGCCTGTACAATCTCGAGGTCAAGAATTTCCTGATCACCGAGGCGATGCGCGGCGAAGGGGGCCAGTTGAAGCTGCCCACCAACGGCCGCCGCTTCATGCCGCGCTTCGACAAACGGGCGGAACTGGCGCCGCGCGACATCGTGGCGCGGGCGATCGACCATGAGATCAAACGGCTGGGCCTCGACTATGTCCATCTCGACATCAGCCACAAGGACCCGGATTTCGTCATCGGCCATTTCCCGACGATCCACGCCAAGCTGCTGGGCCTGGGGATCGACATCACCAGGGAACCGATCCCGATCGTGCCGGCCGCGCATTACACCTGCGGCGGGGTGATGGTCGATCTCGACGGGAGGACGGACCTGCCCGGCCTCTACGCGGCGGGGGAGGTCACGCAGTCCGGCCTGCACGGCGCCAACCGCCTCGCCTCCAACTCGCTGCTCGAATGCTTCGTGTTTGGCGACGCCGCCGCCGAGCATATCAAGGCCAATTTCGACGACATGCCCGCACCCCCGCCAATCCGCCCCTGGGACGAAAGCAGGGTCACCGATTCCGACGAGGAGGTGATCGTCCAGCACAACTGGCGCGAGATCCGCCGCTTCATGTGGGACTATGTAGGCATCGTCCGCACCACCAAGCGACTGGAGCGCGCGGCGCATCGGGTGGCGCTGCTGCGGCAGGAGGTCGCCGATTATTACGGCAATTTCCGCGTCACGCCCGACCTGATCGAGCTGCGCAACCTCGTCGACGTCGCTGACCTGATCGTCCGCTCCGCGCTTCACCGCAAGGAAAGCCGGGGCCTGCACTACACGCTCGACTATCCCGACACCCTCGACGAGGCGAAGGATACGATCCTGGTGCCATGA
- a CDS encoding ABC transporter ATP-binding protein: MSDAAISIRGLSKVYKGGKQALFDVDLDVPRGSIFGLLGPNGAGKSTTINILAGLVNKSAGHVSIWGFDIDRDPRNAKASIGIVPQEIVFDPFFTPRETLENQAGFYGIPKGRRLTDELLRAVHLSDKADAYARSLSGGMKRRLLVAKAMVHSPPVLVLDEPTAGVDVELRQQLWEYVRELNQRGVTVVLTTHYLEEAEELCDRIAIINHGRVIANEATRDLVGKAQEKAVSVTVDRDLDRAPDAICFDKVELKGSRTLVITYSKDKVNAGEVLAAVQKNGLGIVDVSTQEADLEDVFLALTRASNG, from the coding sequence ATGAGCGACGCGGCGATCAGCATCAGGGGCCTGTCCAAGGTCTATAAGGGTGGCAAGCAGGCCCTGTTCGATGTCGATCTGGATGTTCCGCGCGGCTCGATCTTCGGGCTGCTCGGCCCGAACGGCGCGGGCAAGTCGACGACGATCAACATCCTGGCCGGCCTCGTGAACAAGAGCGCCGGGCACGTGTCGATCTGGGGCTTCGATATCGATCGCGACCCGCGCAACGCCAAGGCGTCGATCGGCATCGTGCCGCAGGAGATCGTGTTCGATCCCTTCTTCACCCCGCGCGAGACGCTGGAGAACCAGGCCGGTTTCTACGGTATCCCCAAGGGCAGGCGGCTGACCGACGAACTGCTGCGCGCGGTGCATCTCTCCGACAAGGCCGATGCCTATGCGCGCTCGCTGTCGGGCGGCATGAAGCGGCGGCTGCTGGTCGCCAAGGCGATGGTCCATTCGCCGCCCGTGCTCGTCCTCGACGAGCCGACCGCCGGCGTCGACGTCGAATTGCGCCAGCAGCTCTGGGAATATGTGCGCGAGCTCAACCAGCGCGGGGTGACGGTGGTGCTGACCACCCATTATCTTGAAGAGGCCGAGGAGCTGTGCGACCGGATCGCGATCATCAACCATGGCCGGGTGATCGCGAACGAGGCGACCCGCGATCTGGTCGGCAAGGCGCAGGAGAAGGCGGTGTCGGTGACGGTCGACCGCGATCTGGACCGGGCGCCCGATGCGATCTGTTTCGACAAGGTCGAACTCAAGGGCAGCCGTACCCTTGTCATCACATACAGCAAGGACAAGGTGAACGCGGGCGAAGTGCTGGCCGCGGTACAAAAAAATGGGCTGGGCATCGTCGATGTCTCGACCCAGGAAGCCGATCTGGAGGATGTCTTCTTGGCTCTGACGCGCGCGAGCAATGGCTGA
- a CDS encoding M23 family metallopeptidase, whose translation MPERPYANVWQKMLLEEAEENGRARDRRDLDDYEDMLKMAGLESGLPPEPQPRATPSPAPKLDYHVGALPDFGSVTQPPPRLPYDFDLEDPLAGPGGYQVDDIVVNGRRHQRGTAYSSSDGIVMRGMTGWQNPNDHNRGLGWRTWIERPDGSRIGYGHLDPSSTLPEGTQVRRGDAIGRYGDSTNGRSTGPHVHVQAFDRNGRLIAPPEDDPFGGRGRRLRRFRERDAMHRGARYPNGHQGDDWIEE comes from the coding sequence TTGCCCGAACGTCCCTACGCCAATGTCTGGCAGAAAATGCTGCTGGAGGAAGCCGAGGAAAACGGACGCGCCCGAGACCGGCGCGACCTCGATGACTATGAGGATATGCTGAAGATGGCCGGACTGGAGTCCGGCTTGCCCCCCGAGCCGCAGCCACGGGCAACGCCATCGCCAGCACCAAAACTAGACTATCATGTCGGCGCGCTGCCGGACTTCGGCAGCGTTACCCAACCGCCGCCCAGGTTGCCTTACGATTTCGACTTAGAAGATCCTCTAGCGGGGCCGGGCGGATATCAGGTCGACGATATCGTGGTGAATGGGCGACGGCACCAGCGCGGCACGGCGTATTCCTCCTCCGATGGCATCGTGATGCGAGGAATGACTGGCTGGCAAAACCCTAACGACCACAACCGGGGATTAGGATGGCGCACCTGGATCGAGAGACCTGATGGTAGTCGGATTGGCTATGGTCATCTTGATCCCTCGTCGACTCTGCCGGAGGGTACCCAAGTTCGAAGAGGTGACGCGATAGGGCGTTACGGAGACTCCACCAACGGACGCTCAACCGGACCGCATGTCCATGTTCAAGCCTTTGATCGGAACGGCCGGTTAATCGCTCCACCCGAAGACGATCCTTTCGGAGGCAGGGGGAGACGCCTCCGCCGCTTTCGAGAGAGGGATGCCATGCATCGCGGCGCCCGATATCCTAATGGCCATCAGGGTGACGATTGGATCGAAGAATGA
- a CDS encoding reverse transcriptase-like protein, translating into MNKPTSIWFDGGCRPNPGPIEIAVVIGGIADIRRTGEQGDNEDAEWSALLHALDEARQRGLADIILLGDSLSVIRQAQGRQRGRQPWIDRFRTAAASFERVRLRHVGRKQNLAGIALERMHRGY; encoded by the coding sequence ATGAATAAGCCGACCAGCATCTGGTTCGACGGCGGCTGCCGCCCCAACCCTGGCCCGATCGAGATCGCGGTGGTGATCGGCGGCATCGCCGATATCCGCCGGACCGGCGAGCAGGGCGACAATGAGGACGCCGAATGGTCGGCGCTGCTCCACGCGCTCGACGAGGCACGGCAGCGTGGCCTCGCCGACATCATCCTGCTGGGCGACTCGCTGTCGGTGATCCGCCAGGCTCAAGGAAGACAACGTGGCCGCCAACCCTGGATCGACCGCTTCCGCACGGCGGCGGCCAGCTTCGAGCGGGTGCGGCTGCGCCATGTCGGCCGCAAGCAGAACCTCGCCGGGATCGCGCTGGAGCGGATGCACAGGGGCTATTGA
- a CDS encoding zinc-finger domain-containing protein, protein MSSQPTAPETVTVTSTRVACDGASDIPGGAALGHPRVFIEIDPDLGYADCGYCDRRFVLQGGATGGHH, encoded by the coding sequence ATGAGCAGCCAGCCGACCGCCCCTGAGACCGTCACCGTCACCTCGACCCGCGTCGCCTGCGACGGCGCCAGCGACATTCCCGGCGGCGCCGCGCTCGGTCATCCGCGCGTGTTTATCGAGATCGATCCCGATCTGGGCTATGCGGACTGCGGCTATTGCGACCGGCGTTTCGTCCTGCAGGGCGGAGCGACGGGCGGGCATCACTAA
- the tldD gene encoding metalloprotease TldD, translating into MTILAPDPRHFLYRDALDPDAALRLTAQTLKGCDDGELYLQYMTSESFGFDDGRLKTADYNTQAGFGLRGVSGETTAFAHANELSEAAILRAGETMTLLDPAAGTRAAPPRRTNTSLYTADDPLGLIPFSKKVELCQQIDAAARARDPRVQQVSVGLSGSWSVVEIVRPDGFTAFDVRPLVRLNVSIVVEQNGRRETGFFGMGGRYLYDRLFEPAQWNRAIDEALHQAIVNLDAVAAPAGEMTVVCGPGWPGVLLHEAIGHGLEGDFNRKGTSAFAGRIGDRVAAPGVTVVDDGSIADRRGSLTIDDEGTPTQCTVLIEDGILKGYIQDRLNARLMGVDPTGNGRRESYAHAPMPRMTNTFMYGGNDDPEEIISRAGNGIYAKSFGGGQVDITSGKFVFSCTEAYKIENGKLTVPIKGATLIGDGPSVLTKVTAIGNDMALDEGVGICGKGGQSVPAGVGQPTVMVSALTVGGTAA; encoded by the coding sequence ATGACGATCCTTGCCCCCGACCCCCGCCATTTCCTCTATCGCGACGCGCTCGATCCCGATGCGGCGCTGCGGCTCACCGCGCAGACCCTGAAAGGGTGCGACGATGGCGAGCTCTATCTCCAATATATGACGTCGGAGAGCTTTGGCTTCGACGACGGGCGGCTGAAGACCGCCGACTACAACACGCAGGCGGGCTTCGGCCTGCGCGGCGTATCGGGCGAGACCACCGCCTTCGCCCATGCCAATGAGCTGAGCGAGGCCGCGATCCTCCGCGCGGGCGAGACGATGACCCTGCTCGATCCCGCCGCCGGCACCCGCGCCGCGCCGCCACGCCGCACCAACACCAGCCTTTACACCGCCGACGATCCGCTGGGCCTTATCCCCTTTTCGAAGAAGGTCGAGCTCTGCCAGCAGATCGACGCCGCCGCCCGCGCCCGTGATCCGCGCGTGCAGCAGGTCTCGGTCGGTCTGTCCGGTTCGTGGAGCGTGGTGGAGATCGTCCGCCCCGATGGCTTCACCGCTTTCGACGTGCGCCCGCTGGTCCGCCTCAACGTCTCGATCGTGGTCGAGCAGAATGGCCGGCGCGAGACCGGCTTCTTCGGCATGGGCGGCCGCTATCTCTACGACCGGCTGTTCGAGCCGGCGCAGTGGAACCGCGCGATCGACGAGGCGCTGCACCAGGCGATTGTCAATCTCGACGCGGTCGCCGCGCCGGCCGGCGAGATGACCGTGGTGTGCGGCCCCGGCTGGCCCGGCGTGCTGCTGCACGAGGCGATCGGCCATGGGCTGGAAGGGGATTTCAACCGCAAGGGCACATCGGCCTTTGCCGGCCGGATCGGCGACCGGGTGGCGGCGCCCGGCGTGACCGTCGTCGACGACGGATCGATCGCCGACCGGCGCGGATCGCTGACCATCGACGACGAGGGCACGCCGACGCAGTGCACCGTGCTGATCGAGGACGGCATCCTGAAGGGCTATATCCAGGACCGGCTCAACGCCCGGCTGATGGGCGTGGACCCGACCGGCAACGGCCGCCGCGAAAGCTATGCCCATGCGCCGATGCCGCGCATGACCAACACCTTCATGTATGGCGGCAACGACGATCCGGAGGAGATCATCTCGCGCGCGGGCAACGGCATCTATGCCAAGAGCTTCGGCGGCGGGCAGGTGGACATCACCAGCGGCAAGTTCGTCTTCTCCTGCACCGAGGCCTACAAGATCGAGAATGGCAAGCTGACCGTGCCGATCAAGGGCGCGACCCTGATCGGCGATGGCCCGTCGGTGCTGACCAAGGTGACCGCGATCGGCAACGACATGGCGCTGGACGAAGGCGTCGGCATCTGCGGCAAGGGCGGCCAGTCGGTCCCCGCAGGCGTCGGTCAGCCGACGGTGATGGTGTCGGCCCTGACGGTCGGCGGCACCGCGGCGTAA
- a CDS encoding patatin-like phospholipase family protein, which produces MAIAVALGGGAALGWAHIGVLRALQDHRIPVRAAAGTSIGALAAVAFAAGRLDPLERIARSTNWLRVLSYLDIHFRPGAMLGGRGILRDLELHFARLQFQELLIPSCVVACDLVSGKPVVINRGPVNPAIMASIAIPGLFRPVQVDGQFLVDGGVVMPVPVVAARSIAPKLPVLSVNLQGDYHGRRVATAIRSRPARNHPSMAVVRASTMLLMAELARHSLALDPPDYALTLPVGHVEIHDFTRADELIAIGRATVDEHIDDIRALVGRAPRRTARRW; this is translated from the coding sequence ATGGCCATAGCCGTCGCCCTTGGCGGAGGAGCGGCGCTCGGCTGGGCGCATATCGGGGTCCTGCGCGCGCTCCAGGATCATCGCATTCCGGTTCGTGCCGCCGCCGGCACCTCGATCGGCGCGCTCGCGGCGGTGGCTTTCGCGGCGGGCAGGCTCGATCCGCTCGAGCGGATTGCGCGCTCCACCAACTGGTTGCGCGTCCTGTCCTATCTCGACATTCACTTCCGCCCCGGCGCGATGCTGGGCGGGCGCGGCATATTGCGCGATCTGGAGCTGCATTTCGCGCGGCTCCAGTTCCAGGAATTGCTGATCCCATCCTGCGTGGTCGCCTGCGATCTGGTCTCGGGCAAGCCGGTGGTGATCAACCGCGGCCCGGTCAATCCGGCGATCATGGCGTCGATCGCGATCCCGGGCCTGTTCCGGCCGGTGCAGGTCGATGGGCAGTTCCTGGTCGACGGCGGGGTGGTGATGCCGGTGCCGGTGGTCGCGGCCCGCTCGATCGCGCCGAAGCTGCCGGTGCTCTCGGTCAATCTACAGGGCGATTATCATGGCCGGCGGGTCGCCACGGCGATCCGATCGCGGCCGGCGCGCAACCATCCATCGATGGCGGTCGTTAGGGCCAGTACGATGCTGCTGATGGCCGAACTGGCACGCCACTCGCTGGCGCTCGATCCGCCCGACTATGCGCTGACCCTGCCGGTCGGCCATGTCGAGATCCACGACTTCACCCGCGCCGACGAACTGATCGCGATCGGCCGCGCGACGGTGGACGAGCATATCGACGACATCCGCGCGCTGGTCGGCCGCGCGCCCCGCAGGACGGCGCGGCGATGGTGA
- a CDS encoding DUF924 family protein: MVSPEEGTEAILGFWFGEVGSDRWWVRSQETDDAIVGRFRDLWEEWRDRTPESFLASPREALAGVALFDQFPRNMFRGHADAFSTDPLALAIAKGTVERGLDDRMSADERSFLYMPFQHSEVLADQQRSLALFTALGNQNSLDFARKHHDMIARYGRFPARNAALGRPDRPGEQAAIEMSRAW; the protein is encoded by the coding sequence ATGGTGAGTCCGGAGGAAGGCACCGAAGCAATCCTTGGCTTCTGGTTCGGCGAGGTCGGGTCCGATCGCTGGTGGGTGCGGTCGCAGGAGACCGACGACGCGATCGTCGGTCGATTCCGGGATTTGTGGGAGGAATGGCGCGATCGGACGCCCGAAAGCTTTCTGGCCTCGCCCCGCGAAGCGCTGGCCGGCGTCGCGCTGTTCGACCAGTTCCCGCGGAACATGTTCCGCGGCCATGCCGACGCCTTCTCGACCGACCCGCTGGCCCTCGCCATCGCCAAGGGCACGGTCGAGCGCGGGCTGGACGACCGGATGAGCGCGGACGAGCGCAGCTTTCTCTACATGCCTTTCCAGCACAGCGAGGTGCTGGCCGACCAGCAGCGCTCGCTTGCGCTGTTCACTGCTCTTGGCAACCAGAACTCGCTCGACTTCGCGAGGAAGCATCATGACATGATAGCGCGCTACGGCCGCTTCCCCGCGCGCAACGCCGCGCTGGGCCGGCCGGACCGGCCCGGCGAGCAGGCTGCCATCGAAATGAGCAGAGCCTGGTAG
- a CDS encoding P-II family nitrogen regulator, whose amino-acid sequence MKLVIAIIKPFKLDEVREALSGLGVQGMTVTEVKGFGRQKGQTEIYRGAEYSTNMVPKIKVEVATTDDLAGRVVEAIQQSANTGAIGDGKIFVLDVAQAVRIRTGETDDVAL is encoded by the coding sequence ATGAAACTCGTCATTGCCATCATCAAGCCGTTCAAGCTGGACGAGGTGCGCGAAGCGCTCTCGGGCCTGGGCGTGCAGGGCATGACCGTTACCGAGGTCAAGGGCTTCGGACGGCAGAAGGGCCAGACGGAAATCTACCGTGGGGCCGAATACAGCACGAACATGGTGCCGAAGATCAAGGTCGAGGTGGCTACCACCGACGACCTGGCCGGCCGGGTCGTCGAGGCGATCCAGCAGTCCGCCAACACCGGCGCCATCGGCGACGGCAAGATCTTCGTCCTCGACGTCGCGCAGGCGGTGCGGATCCGCACCGGCGAAACCGACGACGTCGCGCTCTGA
- a CDS encoding ammonium transporter, which yields MTLHKKLASGLGALAVTALVAAPAWAQDLIKAPTAEQMATMYNKGDVAWMLVCAALVLMMAVPALALFYGGLVRSKNMLSVLMQVLTIVCVAALVWVGWGYSMAFTSGGENQFFGGFSKAFLQGVDGTTMAATFSNNLYLPEFVFVVFQMTFACITPALIVGAFAERVKFWPLMLFVVLWLTIVYFPMAHMVWYWAGPDFLPDAPTDAGLIWSWGALDFAGGTVVHINAGIAGLAGCLVLGKRVSYKKEPMPPHSLTMTMIGASLLWVGWFGFNAGSNLEANGVTAVAFINTLVATAAAALAWAVIEQFVHGKPSLLGAASGAVTGLVAITPAAGFAAPITSIILGAVATLVCFLFCTTVKNKLGYDDTLDVFGIHCIGGIVGAIGTGIVADPALGGQGFFDYTVFPAAVGSYDMAGQVITQIKAVALTLALSGGVSAVLFFLIDKTIGLRPSAEVELEGLDIAEHGERAYNY from the coding sequence ATGACGCTCCACAAGAAGCTGGCGTCCGGTCTCGGCGCTCTCGCCGTCACCGCGCTCGTCGCCGCGCCCGCCTGGGCGCAGGATCTCATCAAGGCGCCTACTGCCGAGCAGATGGCGACCATGTACAACAAGGGCGATGTCGCCTGGATGCTCGTCTGCGCCGCGCTGGTGCTGATGATGGCGGTGCCCGCGCTCGCCCTTTTCTACGGCGGCCTCGTCCGCAGCAAGAACATGCTGTCGGTCCTGATGCAGGTTCTCACCATCGTCTGTGTTGCCGCTCTCGTCTGGGTTGGCTGGGGCTATTCGATGGCCTTCACCTCCGGCGGCGAAAACCAGTTCTTCGGCGGTTTCTCGAAGGCTTTCCTTCAGGGCGTCGACGGCACCACCATGGCTGCCACCTTCTCCAATAACCTCTACCTGCCCGAATTCGTCTTCGTGGTGTTCCAGATGACCTTCGCCTGCATCACGCCGGCGCTGATCGTCGGCGCCTTCGCGGAGCGCGTCAAGTTCTGGCCGCTGATGCTGTTCGTGGTCCTGTGGCTGACCATCGTTTATTTCCCGATGGCCCACATGGTCTGGTACTGGGCGGGCCCGGACTTCCTGCCTGATGCGCCGACCGATGCTGGTCTGATCTGGAGCTGGGGCGCGCTGGACTTCGCCGGCGGCACCGTTGTCCACATCAACGCGGGTATCGCCGGCCTTGCTGGCTGCCTCGTCCTGGGCAAGCGCGTCAGCTACAAGAAGGAGCCGATGCCTCCGCACTCGCTGACCATGACCATGATCGGCGCCTCGCTGCTGTGGGTCGGCTGGTTCGGCTTCAACGCCGGCTCCAACCTCGAAGCCAATGGCGTGACTGCGGTTGCGTTCATCAACACCCTCGTCGCCACCGCCGCAGCGGCGCTGGCCTGGGCAGTCATCGAACAGTTCGTCCATGGTAAGCCTTCGTTGCTGGGCGCTGCCTCGGGTGCCGTCACCGGCCTCGTCGCGATCACCCCGGCGGCCGGCTTCGCGGCTCCGATCACCTCGATCATCCTCGGCGCCGTTGCCACGCTCGTGTGCTTCCTCTTCTGCACCACCGTGAAGAACAAGCTCGGCTATGACGACACGCTCGACGTGTTCGGCATCCACTGCATCGGCGGCATCGTCGGCGCGATCGGCACCGGCATCGTTGCCGATCCGGCGCTCGGCGGTCAGGGCTTCTTCGATTACACCGTCTTCCCGGCGGCGGTCGGAAGCTATGACATGGCCGGTCAGGTGATCACCCAGATCAAGGCTGTCGCGCTTACTCTCGCCCTTTCGGGTGGTGTCTCCGCGGTCCTGTTCTTCCTTATCGACAAGACCATCGGCCTGCGTCCCTCGGCCGAAGTCGAACTGGAAGGCCTCGACATCGCCGAGCATGGCGAGCGCGCCTACAACTACTGA
- a CDS encoding TIGR01244 family sulfur transferase, with protein sequence MFRKIDETISVAPQISVEQVQQAADQGFTTIINNRPEQEEPGQPSGDAIREAARGAGLAYVAIPITPGGFTAQQVEAMQKALSEAKGPVLAFCRSGTRSTFVWALARGAAGDDPATLAEKAANAGYDISPIAPLLARR encoded by the coding sequence ATGTTCCGCAAGATCGACGAGACCATCTCGGTCGCCCCGCAGATCAGCGTCGAGCAGGTCCAGCAAGCCGCGGACCAGGGCTTTACGACGATCATCAACAACCGCCCCGAACAGGAGGAGCCTGGCCAGCCCTCGGGCGATGCGATCCGGGAAGCCGCGCGGGGCGCGGGGCTCGCTTACGTGGCGATCCCGATCACCCCCGGCGGCTTCACGGCGCAACAGGTGGAAGCGATGCAGAAGGCGCTGTCCGAGGCAAAGGGCCCCGTGCTCGCCTTCTGCCGTTCGGGAACCCGCTCAACCTTCGTCTGGGCGCTGGCGCGCGGCGCCGCGGGCGACGATCCGGCGACCCTGGCCGAAAAGGCGGCGAACGCCGGCTACGACATCTCGCCGATTGCGCCCCTGCTCGCCCGGCGCTGA